Genomic DNA from Calonectris borealis chromosome 4, bCalBor7.hap1.2, whole genome shotgun sequence:
AAGATTTCACTTAAAACTATGGCAACTGAAAAGGTTGAAAATTCAGAAGATCTGTTTGGAAACAACAGGATACTTGCAACAAAAAATGAACATAGATGTGGATATTTGCTATCTAGCACTGATTTGGAGACAGAAAGGTTGAATGCTGCCCATGAGAAGGTAATTTTGAGTGAATCTAAACATCATATACCTTTTCCCAAATTTGGGAAAGAATTTCATAAAATAGACACTACTAACTACCAAGACACTACCAAGTTGCTGAAACAAGAATTTCAGAAGTCAGTTCGtaatgatttggatttgttagcagataatacagaaaaatctggctttttatacagagaaaaaataaataacttacAAGAAAGTGCAGAAATTGTGACCTCTTTAGATGAATCACATATTGGTTTAGTTCCAGTTAAAGAAAATGGCCTCTATTTTGATCAAGAATTTTATAAAGACTCAGAATTTGCCAATGTATGGGGTGGGTCTCCTACGACAGTATACAGTGAAAAAGCAGAATCTCAAAGCAAAAATGTACATAAAGAATTTAGCATCAATTACAGTGAAGGTGACAGATTCCAGGTTAATTCTTTTTCCAAGATGGTGAAAGATAAGCTACTAATGCTTGATAACAAAGagcaactaaaaaaagaaaaagaacaacaacagactACTTTAAATCGAACATTACTGAGGCCAGGAATTCAGAAGTTCAGTGAAATCAAAGTAGTCTCTGAATATGATGGCACAATTGAAGCATCGCAAAAGTCCCTGAAAAATTCTAAGCGTTTGCAAAAAACAGTACATGATCTTCCAAATGAAAATTCAGCACTCAAGAACAAAGTGGAACTTCTTACTGTTACTATAcagtcttcaaaagaaaaaatatcaaaatgtaaCACACAAATTAAGGATttagctgaagaaaagaaaagtgtgCAAATCCAGTTGGTTAAATCACAAGAAGATAACAAGGAACATATTAAGGAACCAAAGAACTTcttaagaaaatgtaaagaactccaaaaccagaaaaacatccCTGAGGAAGAAAGGAATCAACTCCATAATGGAAACCAACATTCAATACAGACAcaatattattttcaaattagGAACcagaaagtagaagaaaagatGTCTGCTGTTACCTGTGAAAGAGAGAGGCTCAGTGCAGTCCTAAAGTTCTTGCAAAAGGAATGCTTCAAGTtacaagaaacaaataaaaaacttaAGATAGAAATATCCCAGCtcacaaaagaaaacagtttcctAGAGCAAGAGCTTGAAAGAAATCAGAGTGAAAtgcaacaaataaaagaaaaagaaaccgcGACGAAATCTGAACTGGAAACTTATCTTCAGTTAATGCAAACATTGGAAGCCAAAAAAACTAACCTTGAAATGACCCTGCAGGAATGTTCTGATACTAAACAGATGCTGCAGAAGGACTTTGAGAAACTCCAATCAGATAAAGCTTATACAGAAAAGAAACTCATGACTGAACTCCGAAATGCAAAAGCAGATATTGATCTTTTAAAGTCTAACTTGACCAGTGCAAACAGAGAATGCAAGAAGTTATCAACTGCAGTAACAAACATCACAGAGGAAAATCAGTTACTTAAGAAAGAACTGCAGGAATATAGACAATTCACTTCCAAATATGAAAGCGACATTAGAAAATTGACCGAAGAACGCTTACTATTAGAAAATGTCCTGTGGACTACTGAAAATGAGAGAGATGTATTACAGTTGCAGTTCTCCCATTTGCATGAGGATTATATTTATCTCCGACACCAAGCTACAGCTCTAGTCTGTGGGCAAAGGAAACCTGGTTAACAGGTACCATGATACTCATACTATGCAATATAACTGATACTCTGAATATTCCACTAGAATTTGTACAGAAATTTCTGTTCTAAGTATAAAGCCTTGGAATATGATTCACAAAGTATGAGCTTTATTCTGCAATATCTTATTAGCCGATTTTCTTTTCCAGGCAATTCCTGATAATCTACAACAGTCTATTGCTTCAAATAAATTGtaataaactattttcttttgtaaaacatATACAATTCTGATGTCCAGTCATGTCCATGTTTTTGTTATGTTCTAAAAAGAGCTGCCTGGTTTTTTGATACTTGGCTGAATTTCACAGATTCACAAAAGCAAATCCTTACACAATGTAAGTAGTATAAAGAAATTTAATGAAACTGTGACAGTTTACAGGAGATGATAGATTTCTGTCCCTAGGATTTCAGAGTGAGAAGGGAATCTTCACAACCTTTTAGCTGAACAGCTTAATACATGCCACAACATTTCACTGTTGAAAGTGAAATGCTGAAAGTCCTAAATTAAGTTTAATCTATGTTTACGTATGTTTTAGATTACATCTAATTCTGGTCTATGTTTAACCAACACAAGGTACCCTTTATCTCTTTATACTAGATACTGACTTAGAAAGCTTATTAGTTAAAACATGAGTTTTAACATTTTCGGTGTAAACATATTCAGAGAACATGGTCATACCTATGAAAGGTGCAAAAATTATCCTCTTAGATATAATCACTGCACAAATACTCTGATTTTCTCAGCCAAGGGACTATGGTGAGAAGAATTTCTCAAAAATACTGCATATAATATTCTGTGCAGTTGAAGCTGCCTGTATGCAGTGTCTCTACAACACTATTAGGACTTTTTTTGGAACTTCTTTTTTTACTCACTCCTTAATAAATAAATCCATGAAAGTAAAAACATGTAATTAGTTAATGGTGTTTCCAGAACAGACTTAGAGGTAATTATTTATCTTCACTTTCCTATTAGTACAACACTAAGTGTTCAAGCTCCTGGGCAATAAAGGGCATGATCTCTTCAGAGACATAGAAGTAATCCACTTCCTCCTATTTCTCCAATAATTCATAAAGACTGATTGCAGCAAATTAACAATTATTTATCTGGTTTGTAATACAGCACTGTAAATGTAATAGAGCGTGTTTTTGTTTCATGACTGATACATGTAGTAGAACTACTAAAAACTACATTAAAGATCTAAGTCTAGTTCTTAAtgctttttcctgtaaaaaatgtttaaaagataCAAAagggtttgttgtggttttttactGGAGATAGGCAAAAGTATTATGCCACAATTTTGCATTGCACAGCCAAAGTCAATATGGACATTAAAATGGTAAATACTTGGGCTATTGAGTAGATGGTCAGGTGTTTAATGGCATTTAATGCTTGCATAAACATGAAGTTGCTTCAGATTGTAACTATTAAATTGTGGTCGGAATCAGTTATAAAGGTGACTGGCTACTGTAAGGATATAGGGAAGCGGTTATTATGAAAACAATGTAAGTAACGTCTAATGTCCTCCTTACCTTAGATAACTGGGTAACGAAATTTAAGAAAGTTCTAAATTCCACCATCACAGTCAAAGGTACTGCTAAGAAGCCAAGGGACACAGTTATCATTTGTATTAAAACAACATACTGAGGCCCTAGCTAGAATTGGGTGTCAGCTCCTTGGGACCACACGTTTCCTGGTGGGGACTTATCAGGTGAAGTTATTGGCTCCCATGATGCCCACACGAGGCTAGTCCACATACACTAACATATTCTCAAACAAgctggattgatttttttttttaaattaagctccATACATTTTAATCAGCTTTCAGTATTTCCATCTTGTAAGTGAATGAAAGATTATTGAAGATattgaaatacagaagaaaatagaagaggaagaattgcaaaaagagaaaagacagaaggaCATAAAGCAAAACTTCAGAGCAGTCTTCATCAGCTGTACTTCATCAGAACAGCAGTTAGGAGGAAGTACAGAACAATTCAATCTACCTACGAATGCTGTGTCTGCAGACTTCACAAGTGAACAACATGGCAAATGCTCCATAGATACTCCGTACAAAGATGACACTAAGGTACCTGAGGTCAGCATCAGTACCATTATCTAATACAAAGtctaaacaaagaaagaaggaattctGTTATAGGTCTTTAGATAGACAAAACATCAAAATTcttgtataaattaatatttcaaaatattgttgGGTCCTGTTGATCTCAAGATAAGGGCTTTTATGCTTCAACACATGCTGGAAGACCTGATCAACaattcttggttttatttttattttcattgatgtGAGGAAATGTGAGATCCAGtctggaatttctttaaaaaatattatcctGTGAACAACAGTAAGGATACAATTTCATGAATATTATACAGTGGTAGGATAAatctttaataaaaatgaataaagaaatttTGTCTTCATGTAATAATTTGGATAAATACatgct
This window encodes:
- the CCDC110 gene encoding coiled-coil domain-containing protein 110 — its product is MRGCPAFSGGQPPHLTRVAVTEVPRDNHTVGAEDPIDPQTTLKILQQQLESFQTLRRQTVENISTVQSKIYEILNKNIFERKTPLCSSDKILMTCTPSDATLLMENRESLPSKRKVHHDQQPCSDDHVETNSNTGNVVSDISIPHKISLKTMATEKVENSEDLFGNNRILATKNEHRCGYLLSSTDLETERLNAAHEKVILSESKHHIPFPKFGKEFHKIDTTNYQDTTKLLKQEFQKSVHESHIGLVPVKENGLYFDQEFYKDSEFANVWGGSPTTVYSEKAESQSKNVHKEFSINYSEGDRFQVNSFSKMVKDKLLMLDNKEQLKKEKEQQQTTLNRTLLRPGIQKFSEIKVVSEYDGTIEASQKSLKNSKRLQKTVHDLPNENSALKNKVELLTVTIQSSKEKISKCNTQIKDLAEEKKSVQIQLVKSQEDNKEHIKEPKNFLRKCKELQNQKNIPEEERNQLHNGNQHSIQTQYYFQIRNQKVEEKMSAVTCERERLSAVLKFLQKECFKLQETNKKLKIEISQLTKENSFLEQELERNQSEMQQIKEKETATKSELETYLQLMQTLEAKKTNLEMTLQECSDTKQMLQKDFEKLQSDKAYTEKKLMTELRNAKADIDLLKSNLTSANRECKKLSTAVTNITEENQLLKKELQEYRQFTSKYESDIRKLTEERLLLENVLWTTENERDVLQLQFSHLHEDYIYLRHQATALVCGQRKPG